One Actinosynnema pretiosum DNA segment encodes these proteins:
- a CDS encoding metal-dependent transcriptional regulator, which produces MNDLIDTTEMYLRTIYELEEEGVVPLRARIAERLGQSGPTVSQTVGRMERDGLVVVADDRHLELTEQGRSLAVSVMRKHRLAERLLVDIIGLEWEHVHSEACRWEHVMSEAVERKLVKLLGNPTTSPYGNPIPGLDKLGDGEPAPPVEADLLRIDEVARRGGGRVEVKRIAEHVQLDPDLMADLKAAGVMPGSVVKVESLDDSKVVRVGGSGTTAELSQSIAHAVLVQAR; this is translated from the coding sequence GTGAACGACCTCATCGACACCACGGAGATGTACCTCCGCACGATCTACGAGCTCGAAGAAGAGGGCGTGGTGCCGCTGCGCGCCCGCATCGCCGAGCGGCTGGGCCAGAGCGGCCCGACCGTGAGCCAGACCGTCGGCCGCATGGAGCGGGACGGGCTGGTGGTCGTCGCCGACGACCGGCACCTGGAGCTGACCGAGCAGGGCCGCAGCCTCGCGGTGTCGGTGATGCGCAAGCACCGGCTGGCGGAACGGCTCCTGGTCGACATCATCGGCCTGGAGTGGGAGCACGTGCACAGCGAGGCGTGTCGCTGGGAGCACGTGATGAGCGAGGCCGTCGAGCGCAAGCTGGTGAAGCTGCTCGGCAACCCGACCACCTCGCCCTACGGCAACCCCATCCCCGGCCTGGACAAGCTCGGCGACGGCGAGCCCGCTCCGCCCGTGGAGGCGGACCTGCTGCGCATCGACGAGGTCGCCAGGCGCGGTGGGGGCCGGGTGGAGGTCAAGCGGATCGCCGAGCACGTTCAGCTCGACCCCGATCTGATGGCGGATCTGAAAGCTGCAGGTGTGATGCCCGGAAGTGTTGTGAAGGTCGAGTCGCTGGACGACAGCAAGGTCGTGCGGGTCGGCGGGAGTGGGACGACGGCCGAGCTGAGCCAGTCCATCGCCCACGCCGTGCTGGTGCAGGCCAGGTGA
- a CDS encoding sulfurtransferase has product MHPLISTEALAVALAGERPPVVLDVRWRLGGPPARQDYEVGHVPGAVHTDLDAALAAPPGPEGRHPLPEVAVLERALRAAGVREGVPVVAYDDGDGSVAARAWWLLRWAGHDQVAVLDGGYAAWSAEGRPVTDEEPEPEEGDVVVRPGRMPVVDADGAAELAREGVLLDARAGARYRGEVEPVDPKAGHIPGAVSAPSAGHAGADGRWLPAQALAARFRELGVTGDRPVGAYCGSGVTASSVVLALEAAGLTTRDTPALLYPGSWSNWSAQDRPVATGDQPG; this is encoded by the coding sequence GTGCACCCCTTGATCAGCACTGAAGCACTGGCTGTCGCGCTGGCGGGCGAGCGCCCCCCGGTCGTGCTCGACGTCCGCTGGCGGCTCGGCGGCCCGCCCGCACGACAAGACTACGAGGTCGGGCACGTCCCCGGAGCCGTCCACACCGACCTGGACGCGGCGCTCGCCGCCCCGCCCGGCCCGGAGGGCAGGCACCCGCTGCCCGAGGTGGCCGTGCTGGAGCGCGCGCTGCGCGCGGCGGGCGTCCGCGAGGGCGTCCCGGTGGTGGCCTACGACGACGGGGACGGCTCGGTGGCGGCCCGCGCGTGGTGGCTGCTGCGCTGGGCGGGCCACGACCAGGTGGCGGTCCTGGACGGCGGTTACGCGGCGTGGTCGGCCGAGGGCAGGCCGGTCACCGACGAGGAGCCGGAGCCCGAGGAGGGCGACGTCGTCGTGCGGCCGGGCCGGATGCCGGTCGTGGACGCGGACGGCGCCGCCGAGCTGGCCCGCGAGGGCGTCCTGCTGGACGCGCGCGCCGGGGCCAGGTACCGGGGCGAGGTCGAGCCGGTCGACCCGAAGGCCGGGCACATCCCCGGCGCGGTGAGCGCGCCCTCCGCGGGGCACGCGGGCGCGGACGGCCGCTGGCTGCCCGCGCAGGCCCTGGCGGCCCGCTTCCGGGAGCTGGGCGTGACCGGGGACCGCCCGGTGGGCGCGTACTGCGGCTCGGGCGTCACGGCGTCCTCGGTGGTCCTGGCCCTGGAGGCGGCCGGCCTGACCACCAGGGACACCCCGGCGCTGCTGTACCCCGGC
- the galK gene encoding galactokinase: protein MRQRPADKAAVEFEKLHGRAPAGVWSAPGRVNLIGEHTDYNDGFVLPFALPHRLAAAASPREDGVLSVVTVGDDGEARHAEDVLVADLEPGGVPGWAAYPAGVAWALRSEGLKGGADVVIAGDVPSGAGLSSSHALECAVALALLELGGKPADSGPGTPSLAQVARLVQRSENDFVGAPTGLLDQTASLCCTDAHVLFLDVRSGEAEQVPFDASARGLEVLVIDTRASHSHSDGGYGARRAGCEEAAALLGVDALRDVAAEGLDEALAKLPENLRPLVRHVVTENERVLRAVEVLRSGELAELGPLLTASHASLRDDYRVSCPELDVAVDSALASGALGSRMTGGGFGGSAIALVPVELHDKVVADVEAAFAAKGWPAPRTFTAVPSPGAGRDI, encoded by the coding sequence GTGCGGCAGCGGCCAGCCGACAAGGCGGCCGTCGAGTTCGAGAAGCTGCACGGTCGTGCGCCCGCGGGCGTCTGGTCGGCTCCCGGCCGGGTGAACCTGATCGGTGAGCACACCGACTACAACGACGGCTTCGTGCTGCCGTTCGCCCTGCCCCACCGGCTGGCCGCCGCGGCGTCGCCGCGCGAGGACGGCGTGCTGAGCGTCGTCACGGTCGGCGACGACGGTGAGGCCCGCCACGCCGAGGACGTGCTGGTCGCGGACCTGGAGCCGGGTGGGGTGCCCGGTTGGGCCGCCTACCCGGCGGGTGTGGCGTGGGCGCTGCGCTCCGAGGGCCTCAAGGGCGGGGCGGACGTCGTCATCGCGGGCGACGTGCCGTCCGGCGCGGGCCTGTCCTCGTCGCACGCGCTGGAGTGCGCGGTGGCGCTGGCGCTGCTGGAGCTGGGCGGCAAGCCAGCCGACTCCGGGCCGGGCACGCCCTCGCTGGCCCAGGTCGCGCGGCTGGTGCAGCGCTCGGAGAACGACTTCGTGGGCGCGCCGACCGGGCTGCTCGACCAGACCGCGTCGCTGTGCTGCACCGACGCGCACGTGCTGTTCCTGGACGTGCGCTCGGGCGAGGCCGAGCAGGTCCCGTTCGACGCGTCGGCGCGCGGGCTGGAGGTGCTGGTGATCGACACCCGCGCCAGCCACTCGCACAGCGACGGCGGCTACGGCGCGCGCCGGGCGGGCTGCGAGGAGGCGGCGGCGCTGCTGGGCGTCGACGCGCTGCGCGACGTCGCGGCCGAGGGCCTTGACGAGGCGCTGGCGAAGCTCCCGGAGAACCTGCGCCCGCTGGTGCGGCACGTGGTGACCGAGAACGAGCGGGTGCTGCGCGCGGTGGAGGTGCTGCGCTCGGGCGAACTGGCCGAGCTGGGCCCGCTGCTGACCGCGTCGCACGCCAGCCTGCGCGACGACTACCGGGTGTCCTGCCCGGAGCTGGACGTCGCGGTGGACTCCGCGCTGGCCTCGGGCGCCCTGGGCTCCCGCATGACCGGCGGCGGCTTCGGCGGCTCGGCGATCGCGCTGGTGCCCGTCGAGCTGCACGACAAGGTGGTGGCCGACGTCGAGGCCGCGTTCGCCGCGAAGGGCTGGCCCGCGCCGCGCACCTTCACGGCCGTCCCGTCCCCCGGCGCGGGCCGCGACATCTAG